The following are encoded in a window of Suncus etruscus isolate mSunEtr1 chromosome 16, mSunEtr1.pri.cur, whole genome shotgun sequence genomic DNA:
- the FGFRL1 gene encoding fibroblast growth factor receptor-like 1, giving the protein MSDKVVPRQVARLGRTLRLQCPVEGDPPPLTMWTKDGRTIHGGWSRFRVLPQGLRVKEVEHEDAGNYVCKATNGFGSLTVNYTLVVLDDTSSGRGHPGQEDSLVGQEDMASSQWARPRFTQPSKMRRRVIARPVGSSVRLKCAASGHPRPNIMWMKDDQALTRPEAGENRRKKWTLSLKNLRPEDSGKYTCRVANRAGAINATYKVDVIQRTRSKPVLTGTHPVNTTVDFGGTTSFQCKVRSDVKPVIQWLKRVEYGAEGRYNSTIDVGGQKFVVLPTGDVWSRPDGSYLNKLLIARARQDDAGMYICLGANTMGYSFRSAFLTVLPDPKPPGPAMAPSPSITSLPWPVVIGIPAGAVFILGTVLLWFYQVKKKPCTPAPGHRPPAPARTRPSDKDLPAPLALCTAPAGALCEELAAPVAPQHLLGPGSAPGPKLYPKLYTDVHTHTHSHMHTHSHVEGKGPQHLHIHYQC; this is encoded by the exons CAAGGACGGACGCACCATCCACGGTGGCTGGAGCCGCTTCCGCGTGCTGCCACAGGGGCTGCGGGTGAAGGAGGTGGAGCATGAGGACGCGGGCAACTACGTGTGCAAGGCCACCAATGGCTTCGGCAGCCTCACGGTCAACTACACCCTCGTCGTCCTGG ACGACACCAGCTCAGGAAGGGGACACCCTGGACAGGAAGACTCCTTGGTGGGGCAGGAGGACATGGCCAGCTCTCAGTGGG CTAGGCCCCGCTTCACGCAGCCCTCCAAGATGAGGCGCCGGGTGATTGCCAGGCCCGTGGGCAGCTCAGTTCGCCTCAAGTGCGCGGCCAGCGGGCACCCAAGACCCAACATCATGTGGATGAAGGACGACCAGGCCTTGACCCGTCCAGAGGCTGGTGAAAACAGGAGGAAGAAGTGGACCCTGAGCCTCAAGAACCTGCGACCTGAGGACAGCGGCAAGTACACGTGCAGAGTGGCCAACCGGGCGGGCGCCATCAACGCGACGTACAAGGTGGACGTGATCC AGAGGACGCGCTCTAAGCCGGTCCTCACAGGCACGCACCCGGTGAACACGACGGTCGATTTTGGCGGCACAACATCGTTCCAGTGCAAAGTGCGGAGCGATGTTAAGCCAGTGATCCAGTGGCTGAAGCGAGTCGAATACGGGGCCGAGGGCCGCTACAACTCCACCATCGATGTGGGTGGACAGAAGTTCGTGGTGCTGCCCACGGGTGACGTGTGGTCCCGGCCCGATGGCTCCTACCTCAACAAACTGCTCATCGCACGGGCCCGCCAGGATGACGCAGGCATGTACATCTGCCTGGGTGCCAACACCATGGGCTACAGCTTCCGCAGTGCCTTCCTCactgtgctgccag ACCCAAAGCCACCAGGACCCGCCATGGCCCCTTCGCCCTCCATTACTAGCCTGCCGTGGCCTGTGGTCATTGGCATCCCTGCCGGCGCTGTCTTCATCCTGGGCACAGTGCTGCTGTGGTTCTACCAGGTGAAGAAGAAGCCCTGTACTCCTGCGCCTGGGCACCGGCCACCTGCACCGGCGCGCACCCGCCCCAGTGACAAGGATCTGCCAGCGCCACTGGCCCTATGCACGGCGCCTGCTGGGGCTCTGTGTGAGGAGCTGGCGGCCCCAGTGGCCCCCCAGCACCTTCTGGGCCCAGGCTCAGCTCCAGGCCCCAAGCTATACCCCAAGCTCTACAcggatgtacacacacacacacactcccacatGCACACGCACTCACACGTGGAGGGGAAGGGCCCACAGCATCTGCATATTCATTATCAGTGCTAG